The nucleotide window agactAGACatcccagacagatctcccagacagatctccccAGGACAGATCGTCCCAGACAGTCATCCgcagacagatctcccagacagtctcTCGCAGATccagatctcccagacagatctcccagcaGCAGATCTCCCAGACAGAGTCTCcgacagatctcccagacagatctcccagacagtctcccagacagatctcccagacagatctcccagacagatgCTTCCAGACAGAATCCTCCAGAAACAGATCTCCAGAACAGTCTCCAGACGCCCCAGaatctcccagacagatctcccagaacagatctcccagacagtctcccagacagatctccagacagatctccagaCATATCGCAAtccccagacagatctcccagacagatctcaCCAGTGACcagatctcccagacagtctcccaGACATTCCCCCATGATCAGTCTCGCACCCCAGACAGAATCCCAAGACAGAGTCTTCCCAGACAGTCCTCCAGACGATCTCACCATAGACagtctcccagacagatctcccagacagagTCCCCAGACAGTCTCCCCAGACATCTCCCAGACAATCTCCCAGACAGTTCTCCCAGACAATCTCCAGAGACAGTCTCCGCAACTCAGAACATCTCCAGAGTCATCGATCTCCCAAACAAATCTCCAGACAATCTCCCAGACAGTCTCCAGACAGTCTCCCAGACAATCTCCCAGACAATCTCTCAGACAAGCTCCCCAGAACAATTCCCAGAACAGTCCTCGCCAGACATCTCCGCAGACAGTCTCCCAGACATCTCACATCCTCCGGCATGAAAGTCTCCCAGGCAGATCTCAAACAAATCTCCCAGGAACCAGTCTCACAGACGTCTCATCAGACAGTTCTCCCAGGACAGATCTCCCAGGACAGACTTCTCCGACGAGATCTCCCAGACAATCTCCCAGACAGTTCTCCAGGCAGATCTTCCCAAACAAATTTCTCCCAGACAATCTCCAGACGAGTCTCCCAGACAGTCTCACCGACAGatctccagacagatctcccagacagatctcccagcaGATCTCCAGACAgtctccagacagatctcccagaagatctcccagacagatctcccagacagatctcccagagACAGTcctcccagacagatctccagacagatctcccagacagtccCAGACAGATCTCCCCAGACAAATCTCCCaagacagatctcccagacagacctcccagacagatctcccagaaGATTCCCAGACAGTCCCAGACGATCTCCCAGACAGTCTCCTCCCAGACAGATCCCCAGACAGTCTCCCAGACcagatctcccagacagtctcccaCGACTCAGACAATCTCCCAGACGATCCTCCCAGTACAGATCCTCCCAGACAGATTCCCAGAACAGATCCTGACAGACAGTCTcaccagacagatctcccagacgatcctccagacagatctccagaCAGATCTCCGCAGACAGATCTTCGCCAGAAACAGTcctcccagacagatctcccaaaGTCTCCCAGACAGATTCGTCCCAGACAGTCTCCCAGAGCAGTCTCCCAGACAGGATCTCCGACAGTCTCCCAGAACAAGtctcccagacagtctcccaAACAGATCTCCCCAGAACACGTCTCATCAACAGATCTCCAGACAAGTCTTCCAGACAGATCTTCCCCAACAGATCCTCTTCCCAGACAAATCCCCAGTACATGATCGTCCCAAGACAGTTCTCCCCAGACAGGATTCTCCCAAGACAAGTCTCCCAGAAGATCCCACCAGACAGTTCCAGAAGATCTCCCAGACAGATACTCCCAGACAGATCTCTCCAGAACGagtctcccagacagatctcccagacagatctcccatGACGTCTCCCAGAAAGATGCTCTCCAGTACAGATATGCGCG belongs to Salvelinus sp. IW2-2015 unplaced genomic scaffold, ASM291031v2 Un_scaffold4472, whole genome shotgun sequence and includes:
- the LOC139026338 gene encoding TRIO and F-actin-binding protein-like yields the protein MKVSQADLKQISQEPVSQTSHQTVLPGQISQDRLLRRDLPDNLPDSSPGRSSQTNFSQTISRRVSQTVSPTDLQTDLPDRSPSRSPDSLQTDLPEDLPDRSPRQISQRQSSQTDLQTDLPDSPRQISPDKSPKTDLPDRPPRQISQKIPRQSQTISQTVSSQTDPQTVSQTRSPRQSPTTQTISQTILPVQILPDRFPEQILTDSLTRQISQTILQTDLQTDLRRQIFARNSPPRQISQSLPDRFVPDSLPEQSPRQDLRQSPRTSLPDSLPNRSPQNTSHQQISRQVFQTDLPQQILFPDKSPVHDRPKTVLPRQDSPKTSLPEDPTRQFQKISQTDTPRQISPERVSQTDLPDRSPMTSPRKMLSSTDMRAEQISQDSLPDRSPRHVSQTESPRQIITDNHPRHISRSDLTQQSRPDKISQTELPGRNLPDRISQNRISQTVSQDNSADDLPDRSPRQSSQYKISRQTPRQISAETDLPDSLTRQSQQISPDRSPQTDLPDRFPDNTDQQRMVHGASIFIKSMVPSTLLKSTVPSVFIQSTVPIHLSSVHGAIYLHQSTGATIIIIHP